From a region of the bacterium genome:
- a CDS encoding ABC transporter permease, with product MKTFAIIRREYLERVRSKGFIISTILIPLMMSLVLLIPMLAMDKVDAERTVGVVDPSGAHYQPLSDILGEREKPRIVLIPLDASPGGHEDAIAEMTARIRDEDLDAGLFIAPDFAESRQATFYSKSVSAGIIREMIAPALNRVLHQLRFARAGVPDSLHAYLSAYTDWSTLSVSEEGETTSRDNDGVFAVAFTLIMILYMMVLVYGQQTLTGVIEEKSSRVVEVILSSVPASRLMQGKILGIGAAGLTQVAIWTAAIIGLSARGVDIGGMSIDASFLTPMMLSSFVIFFVLGYLLFSNLYAGVGSLCNTAQESQQFATPIAMFVIIPMLLLTLVMMDPGGTVATILSLIPFFTPILMFMRVCLETPPLWQIVLSWALMVVTIYGLMRLSGKLFRVGILMHGAAPSWGTLVKVLRQAD from the coding sequence GTGAAGACCTTCGCCATCATCAGGCGCGAGTACCTCGAGCGGGTGCGCAGCAAGGGCTTCATCATCAGCACCATCCTGATCCCCCTGATGATGTCCCTGGTGCTGCTGATACCCATGCTCGCCATGGACAAGGTCGATGCCGAACGCACTGTTGGCGTTGTGGATCCCTCCGGCGCGCATTACCAGCCGTTGAGCGATATCCTGGGTGAGCGCGAGAAACCCCGGATCGTGCTGATCCCCCTCGATGCGTCGCCGGGCGGGCACGAGGATGCCATAGCGGAGATGACCGCCCGCATCCGTGACGAGGATCTCGACGCGGGCCTGTTCATCGCGCCCGATTTCGCCGAGTCGCGGCAGGCGACCTTCTACAGCAAGTCCGTCTCGGCGGGCATCATCCGCGAGATGATCGCGCCGGCCCTGAACCGCGTCCTGCATCAGCTGCGTTTCGCCCGGGCGGGCGTGCCCGACAGCCTGCACGCCTACCTCTCGGCCTACACCGACTGGAGCACCCTCTCGGTCAGCGAGGAGGGAGAGACCACCTCGCGAGACAACGACGGCGTCTTCGCCGTCGCCTTCACCCTGATCATGATCCTCTACATGATGGTGCTGGTCTACGGGCAGCAGACCCTGACGGGCGTCATCGAGGAGAAGAGCTCGCGCGTGGTGGAGGTGATCCTGTCCAGCGTGCCGGCCTCGCGCCTGATGCAGGGCAAGATCCTCGGCATCGGCGCTGCCGGGCTGACCCAGGTGGCCATCTGGACCGCGGCGATCATCGGGCTCTCCGCCCGCGGCGTGGACATCGGCGGCATGAGCATCGACGCCTCGTTCCTGACGCCCATGATGCTCTCGTCGTTCGTGATCTTCTTCGTGCTCGGCTACCTGCTCTTCTCGAATCTCTACGCCGGCGTGGGATCGCTGTGTAACACGGCCCAGGAATCGCAGCAGTTCGCCACGCCCATCGCCATGTTCGTGATCATCCCCATGCTGCTGCTGACCCTGGTGATGATGGACCCCGGCGGCACGGTGGCGACCATCCTCAGCCTGATCCCCTTCTTCACGCCGATATTGATGTTCATGCGCGTCTGCCTGGAGACGCCGCCCCTCTGGCAGATCGTGCTGTCGTGGGCGCTGATGGTGGTGACGATATACGG